A part of Methanoculleus sp. SDB genomic DNA contains:
- a CDS encoding XRE family transcriptional regulator, whose product MKNRIKVFRAMHDLTQEGLANELGVTRQTILAIEKGKYDPSLDLAFKIARYFDVTIEEVFEYGS is encoded by the coding sequence ATGAAGAATAGGATCAAGGTGTTCCGTGCCATGCACGATCTCACACAGGAAGGGCTCGCAAACGAGCTCGGCGTGACACGGCAGACCATACTTGCAATCGAAAAGGGGAAATACGACCCTTCCCTCGACCTGGCGTTTAAAATCGCGAGATATTTCGATGTCACGATCGAGGAAGTTTTTGAGTACGGCAGCTGA
- a CDS encoding (4Fe-4S)-binding protein has product MIRIAVVSGKGGTGKTVVTAALADLIPGSLVLADCDVDAANLSLVIPHEMKSARPYFGMQCAEIDTETCTGCGACRAYCRFDAIEETENGLKVNPLLCEGCAVCELVCPERAVTMKPRMAGEIYASSTSRGPLSHARLFPGAGTSGLLVQEVKQAALSSSGEMPLMLIDGPPGIGCPAMATLSGMDAVIIVTEPSISAVHDLRRLVEVCRGFQVRLFLVINRADLDPEMTASIREYCADENISVLGTIPFDPAVLSAVRAGKPVTGGSSPAALALCEVRDALCAALGVTE; this is encoded by the coding sequence GTGATCCGGATTGCCGTGGTCAGCGGGAAAGGCGGCACCGGTAAGACGGTTGTCACCGCCGCACTTGCGGATCTCATTCCCGGTTCGCTCGTGCTTGCCGACTGCGATGTGGACGCAGCGAATCTTTCTCTTGTGATTCCCCATGAAATGAAGTCAGCCCGCCCGTATTTTGGGATGCAGTGTGCGGAAATCGACACTGAAACCTGTACCGGATGCGGGGCGTGCCGTGCTTACTGCCGGTTTGATGCAATCGAAGAGACGGAGAACGGGCTGAAGGTCAACCCGCTCCTGTGCGAAGGATGCGCAGTCTGCGAACTTGTCTGCCCGGAAAGGGCCGTTACGATGAAACCCCGCATGGCGGGAGAGATCTACGCATCATCCACGTCCCGCGGCCCGCTCTCGCACGCACGCCTGTTCCCGGGCGCGGGAACGTCCGGGCTGCTTGTGCAGGAGGTCAAGCAGGCTGCTCTCTCATCATCCGGTGAGATGCCCCTCATGCTCATCGACGGTCCTCCGGGCATCGGATGCCCGGCGATGGCCACGCTCAGCGGGATGGATGCGGTCATTATCGTGACCGAACCCAGCATCTCCGCGGTGCACGATCTCAGGAGGCTGGTGGAGGTATGCCGGGGATTTCAGGTCAGGCTCTTTCTCGTTATCAACCGGGCCGATCTGGATCCGGAGATGACGGCATCCATCCGGGAGTACTGTGCCGATGAGAACATTTCGGTACTGGGCACAATACCGTTTGATCCCGCCGTGCTCTCGGCAGTACGTGCGGGAAAACCGGTGACCGGCGGTTCATCACCCGCGGCTCTGGCGCTTTGCGAGGTCCGCGATGCGCTGTGTGCCGCACTGGGGGTGACGGAATGA
- a CDS encoding ATPase gives MEIAVASGKGGTGKSFVAANLGYAISQERETVLVDCDVEEPNLHLFFPGTPSSVPVTTRLPVIDEDSCTLCGKCASFCRYGALTVTQSGVLFLKDLCHSCGGCEIVCPTGAISEEESVIGRVDTLRIPPHLTLISGILNVGEIKSPTVIKAAQAAAAGSPLVIYDAAPGVTCPVVETLIGCDVCILVTEPTPFGLHDLDLAVQLAGLLGVPSGVVVNRSTPGADEALRFCERHELPVLLEIPFDREIARIHNRGEILCRSDTAWAETFRDLFHRAEALSEGAL, from the coding sequence ATGGAAATCGCAGTAGCAAGCGGAAAAGGCGGCACCGGCAAGAGTTTTGTTGCAGCCAACCTCGGATATGCCATCTCACAGGAACGGGAGACCGTGCTGGTCGACTGTGACGTTGAAGAGCCGAACCTGCATCTGTTCTTCCCCGGGACCCCGTCGTCGGTTCCGGTAACAACGCGGTTGCCGGTTATTGACGAGGATAGCTGCACTCTTTGCGGGAAGTGCGCCTCTTTCTGCCGGTACGGTGCCCTGACGGTAACGCAATCGGGCGTCCTATTCCTCAAGGATCTCTGCCATTCATGCGGCGGGTGCGAAATCGTCTGCCCGACAGGGGCAATTTCGGAAGAAGAGTCGGTGATCGGGCGTGTGGATACCCTCCGGATACCCCCGCACCTGACCCTGATTTCCGGAATCCTGAATGTCGGCGAGATCAAATCACCCACTGTCATCAAGGCGGCACAGGCGGCGGCGGCCGGATCACCGCTCGTGATCTATGATGCCGCGCCGGGAGTCACCTGCCCGGTCGTTGAAACGCTCATCGGTTGCGATGTCTGTATTCTCGTGACGGAGCCCACACCGTTCGGGCTGCACGATCTGGATCTTGCCGTGCAGCTTGCGGGACTGCTCGGCGTACCGTCGGGTGTTGTCGTGAACCGCAGCACACCGGGGGCGGATGAAGCTCTCCGTTTCTGCGAACGGCATGAGCTGCCGGTGCTGCTCGAAATTCCTTTCGACCGGGAAATAGCACGGATTCACAACCGCGGGGAGATACTCTGCCGGTCGGATACGGCGTGGGCGGAGACATTCCGCGACCTGTTCCACCGGGCCGAAGCGCTTTCGGAGGGGGCTCTGTGA
- a CDS encoding dinitrogenase iron-molybdenum cofactor biosynthesis protein, whose product MRICITSKGTDPQDPVEERFGRSPYFLIIDQKTGKWTAVTNPVAADVGGVGPRAAQLLVDNDVSVVITGNVGGNARTALESAGIDVFLVREAATAASAYELYQKGSLQPLF is encoded by the coding sequence ATGCGCATCTGCATAACATCAAAAGGGACGGACCCGCAGGACCCCGTCGAGGAACGCTTTGGAAGATCACCGTATTTTCTGATAATCGACCAGAAAACCGGAAAATGGACTGCGGTAACGAATCCCGTGGCAGCGGATGTGGGCGGAGTCGGACCGCGTGCAGCGCAGCTCCTCGTGGATAACGATGTTTCGGTGGTAATCACCGGCAACGTCGGAGGAAACGCCCGAACCGCACTCGAATCAGCCGGCATCGATGTGTTTCTGGTCAGGGAAGCCGCGACGGCCGCATCGGCGTATGAACTCTACCAGAAAGGCTCGCTCCAGCCGCTGTTCTGA
- a CDS encoding acylphosphatase, translating into MNMHAHVRIDGRVQGVYFRDATRDEAYRPGVTGWIRNLPDRRVEAVFEGSDSAVSQLVAYCRVGPALARVDHLDVRYSKYTGRFSGFAILKTPLLHR; encoded by the coding sequence ATGAACATGCATGCGCATGTCCGGATTGACGGCCGTGTCCAGGGCGTGTATTTTCGTGACGCAACACGCGACGAGGCGTACCGGCCCGGCGTCACCGGCTGGATCAGAAATCTGCCCGACCGCCGTGTCGAGGCAGTATTCGAAGGTTCCGATTCGGCCGTTTCACAGCTGGTGGCATACTGCCGTGTCGGTCCCGCCCTGGCCCGTGTCGATCATCTCGATGTCAGGTACTCGAAATATACCGGGAGGTTTTCCGGCTTTGCTATCCTTAAAACTCCCCTTCTCCACCGGTGA
- a CDS encoding cupin yields MTDEARTELKGTVIHLKDLIGYQEGSVSSRMILSRPAGNVTLFSFDEDEGLSEHTAPYDALVTILEGECEIRLSGDTFALKEGDTIIFPAGAPHAVTALTRFKMMLTMIRE; encoded by the coding sequence ATGACGGACGAAGCACGAACGGAACTGAAAGGAACGGTTATCCACCTGAAGGATCTCATCGGATACCAGGAGGGATCGGTGTCGAGCAGAATGATCCTCTCACGCCCTGCCGGCAATGTCACATTGTTTTCCTTCGACGAGGACGAAGGACTGTCCGAGCATACCGCACCCTACGACGCGCTGGTGACGATCCTGGAGGGAGAGTGTGAGATCCGGCTCTCGGGCGATACCTTTGCGCTCAAGGAAGGGGACACGATTATCTTTCCGGCCGGTGCGCCCCATGCCGTCACTGCGCTGACACGGTTTAAGATGATGCTGACCATGATCAGGGAGTAG
- a CDS encoding glycerophosphodiester phosphodiesterase, with protein MQIIGHRGARAVAPENTLRAIREGMRCADYVEVDVRLSREGLPVVIHDATLDRTTNGTGFVRNTLFSDLHRLDAGEGERIPTLSQVCDTVGGACGLVVEIKEQGTEDVICTMLAERGGNRLYIVSFHADSIARAGVLLPHATTGLITSRDQPDPVAAARSAGAGALLPKKDLLTPGLVASAHREGLLVIPWTLNNEEEISRAYDCGADACATDDPCRIRRIIARLETTA; from the coding sequence ATGCAGATCATAGGCCACCGCGGTGCCCGTGCCGTTGCACCGGAAAACACGCTCAGGGCGATCAGGGAAGGAATGCGCTGTGCGGATTACGTGGAAGTGGACGTCCGCCTCTCCCGTGAGGGTCTGCCGGTCGTCATCCATGACGCGACCCTTGACCGGACCACGAACGGAACGGGCTTCGTCCGGAACACTCTCTTTTCCGACCTGCACCGCCTCGATGCCGGGGAAGGCGAGAGAATCCCCACGCTCTCGCAGGTCTGCGACACCGTCGGGGGCGCATGCGGCCTTGTCGTCGAGATCAAGGAGCAGGGGACGGAAGACGTAATCTGCACGATGCTCGCAGAACGGGGCGGCAACCGGCTGTATATTGTATCGTTTCATGCGGACAGCATCGCCCGTGCCGGTGTACTGCTTCCGCACGCGACGACAGGGCTGATCACCTCGCGCGATCAGCCCGATCCTGTCGCGGCCGCCCGCTCGGCGGGGGCCGGTGCGCTGCTCCCGAAAAAAGACCTCCTTACTCCCGGACTTGTCGCATCGGCTCACCGCGAGGGTCTTCTCGTAATACCATGGACCCTGAATAATGAGGAAGAGATCAGCCGGGCGTACGACTGTGGCGCGGACGCATGCGCAACCGACGACCCCTGCCGTATCCGCCGGATAATCGCCCGGTTGGAGACGACTGCCTGA